A single genomic interval of Bradyrhizobium sp. AZCC 1693 harbors:
- a CDS encoding carbohydrate ABC transporter permease translates to MTDLPTSRIDLKAVLHGSAPTVAKDDHSEGMSYLQSVPRRLVTLYLPLSIIVIILLFPFYWMGLTAIKPDEQLIDLDKFNPFWTWNPTFKHIYKLLFDSYYPYWLWNTMYVAVCATILSIIASVLAAYAIVRLRYKGANLVGGLIFLAYLVPPSILFIPLATVVFQYGLFDSPMALILTYPTILIPFSTWLLMGYFKTIPFELEECALIDGASRWQILIKIVLPLAIPGLISAFIFCFTLCWNEFIYALTFLQSTANKTVPVAIVNEFVDGDIYRWGSLMAGALAGSLPLVILYAFFVEHYVSAMTGAVKE, encoded by the coding sequence ATGACTGATCTCCCCACCTCGCGGATCGATCTCAAGGCCGTCCTGCACGGCTCGGCGCCGACAGTCGCGAAGGATGATCACAGCGAAGGCATGAGCTATCTGCAGTCGGTGCCGCGCCGGCTGGTGACGCTCTATCTGCCGCTGTCGATCATCGTCATTATCCTGCTGTTTCCGTTCTACTGGATGGGTTTGACGGCGATCAAACCCGACGAGCAACTGATCGACCTCGATAAGTTCAATCCATTCTGGACCTGGAATCCGACCTTCAAGCATATCTATAAATTGCTGTTCGACAGCTATTATCCGTACTGGCTCTGGAACACGATGTATGTCGCGGTTTGCGCCACCATCCTGTCGATCATCGCAAGCGTGCTCGCCGCCTATGCCATCGTTCGGCTTCGTTACAAGGGCGCTAACCTGGTCGGCGGGCTGATTTTCCTCGCCTATCTGGTGCCGCCCTCGATCCTGTTCATCCCGCTTGCCACCGTCGTATTCCAGTACGGGCTGTTCGACTCGCCGATGGCGCTGATCCTGACCTATCCGACGATCCTGATTCCGTTCTCGACCTGGCTATTGATGGGCTATTTCAAGACCATCCCGTTCGAGCTGGAAGAATGCGCGCTGATCGACGGCGCCAGCCGCTGGCAGATCCTGATCAAGATCGTGCTGCCGCTGGCGATCCCCGGCCTGATTTCGGCGTTCATCTTCTGCTTCACGCTGTGCTGGAACGAGTTCATCTACGCGCTGACCTTCCTGCAATCGACCGCCAACAAGACGGTGCCGGTCGCGATCGTCAACGAATTCGTCGATGGCGACATCTATCGCTGGGGCTCGCTGATGGCGGGCGCGCTGGCGGGCTCGCTGCCGCTGGTCATCCTTTACGCCTTCTTCGTCGAGCATTATGTGTCGGCCATGACGGGAGCCGTAAAAGAGTGA
- a CDS encoding ABC transporter substrate-binding protein yields MQDFTRRSLLQGGTALAAAGALTGPALLDFAKAWAQASPWKAESGAKLTVMRWKRFVPAEDDAFNAMVAAFKAATGTEMNVFSESFEDVQPKASVAANTGSGLDMAWGLHTLPQLFPTKVLKMNDVADYLGKKYGGWTDAAAKTCMLGNDWLGIPVATVGGYMTYRKSATDKAGFSEFPKDFPGFLELCKALKKNNTPAGFALGHATGDANGWLHWILWGHNAWTVDKDDKVIINSPETAKALEYVKALSETFIPGAASWNDSSNNKAFLAGELYCTANGISIYVAAKDDPTKKEIADDTYHALYPVGPIGKPTELQLAVPILAFNFTKYPNAAKAFTAFMLEKENYDKWLMGARGYLTHTLNAYDASPVWTADPKNQVFSQASKRALPASGIGTPGEKAATAIADFIVVDMFANYATGSKDAKTAMAEAERQLKRIYR; encoded by the coding sequence ATGCAGGATTTTACCCGCCGCTCTCTGCTTCAGGGTGGCACTGCGCTGGCGGCGGCTGGCGCGCTGACCGGACCGGCACTGCTCGATTTCGCCAAGGCCTGGGCACAAGCCTCGCCGTGGAAGGCTGAGTCCGGCGCCAAGCTGACGGTGATGCGCTGGAAGCGCTTCGTGCCGGCGGAAGACGATGCCTTCAACGCCATGGTCGCCGCATTCAAGGCCGCGACCGGCACCGAAATGAACGTGTTCTCGGAGTCGTTCGAGGACGTGCAGCCGAAGGCCTCCGTTGCCGCCAACACCGGCTCGGGCCTCGATATGGCGTGGGGACTGCACACGCTGCCGCAGTTGTTCCCGACCAAGGTCCTGAAGATGAACGACGTTGCCGATTATCTCGGCAAGAAGTACGGCGGCTGGACCGATGCCGCGGCGAAGACCTGCATGCTGGGCAACGACTGGCTCGGCATTCCCGTCGCCACCGTCGGCGGCTACATGACCTACCGCAAGTCGGCGACCGACAAGGCCGGCTTCAGCGAGTTTCCGAAGGATTTCCCGGGCTTCCTTGAGCTGTGCAAGGCGCTGAAGAAGAACAACACGCCGGCCGGCTTCGCGCTCGGCCATGCCACCGGCGACGCCAACGGCTGGCTGCACTGGATCCTGTGGGGCCACAACGCCTGGACCGTCGACAAGGACGACAAGGTCATCATCAATTCGCCGGAGACCGCGAAGGCGCTCGAGTACGTCAAGGCGCTCTCGGAAACCTTCATTCCGGGCGCTGCATCGTGGAACGATTCTTCCAACAACAAGGCCTTTCTCGCGGGCGAACTCTATTGCACCGCCAATGGCATCTCCATCTACGTTGCCGCCAAGGATGATCCGACCAAAAAGGAAATTGCCGACGACACCTATCATGCGCTGTATCCGGTAGGTCCGATCGGGAAGCCGACCGAATTGCAACTGGCGGTGCCGATCCTGGCGTTCAACTTCACCAAATATCCGAATGCGGCGAAGGCATTCACCGCCTTCATGCTGGAGAAGGAGAACTACGATAAATGGCTGATGGGCGCGCGGGGCTATCTGACCCATACGCTCAATGCCTATGATGCGTCCCCGGTGTGGACGGCGGACCCGAAGAACCAGGTGTTCAGCCAGGCCAGCAAGCGGGCGCTTCCGGCTTCCGGCATCGGCACGCCCGGCGAGAAGGCGGCAACCGCGATCGCCGACTTCATAGTGGTCGACATGTTCGCCAACTATGCCACCGGTTCGAAGGATGCCAAGACCGCCATGGCGGAAGCCGAGCGGCAGTTGAAGCGCATCTATCGCTGA
- a CDS encoding CaiB/BaiF CoA transferase family protein, with protein sequence MGPLEGIKVIDMTTVLMGPYATQMLGDYGADVVKVESLDGDVTRQIGPTRHPGMGPVFLNTNRSKRSICLDLKKPAGRDAVLRLIKSADVLVYNVRPQAMARLNLGYDVVSKINPRLVYAGVFGFGQDGPYAAKPAYDDLIQGATALPALMAQTADGVPRYVPNALVDRIVGLTAVGAICASLVDRNRTGCGQRVDIPMFETMAGFVMGDHMGGLTYEPPLDKGGYARHLSPDRRPYKTSDGYICVIVYNDKQWQNFFDATGRDDLRVHPKFATFAGRAVNIDTVYAELARILETRTTAEWTDILEKADVPVMPMHDLESLLGDPHIVATGFFPVVDHPTEGRIRNMRPSARFSETPVETIRLAPRLSEHSAEILSEAGFSADEIAALVRDGVTKTVPNT encoded by the coding sequence ATGGGACCATTGGAAGGCATCAAGGTCATCGACATGACGACCGTGCTGATGGGGCCCTATGCCACCCAGATGCTCGGTGACTACGGCGCCGACGTCGTCAAGGTGGAATCGCTGGATGGCGACGTGACGCGGCAGATCGGGCCGACCCGTCATCCCGGCATGGGGCCGGTGTTCCTCAACACCAACCGAAGCAAGCGCTCAATTTGTCTCGATTTGAAGAAGCCCGCCGGGCGCGACGCTGTGCTGCGGCTGATCAAATCCGCCGACGTGCTGGTATACAACGTGCGCCCGCAGGCCATGGCGCGGCTGAATCTCGGTTACGACGTCGTATCGAAAATCAACCCGCGCCTGGTCTATGCCGGTGTGTTCGGCTTCGGCCAGGATGGGCCCTATGCGGCGAAGCCCGCCTATGACGATCTGATCCAGGGCGCGACGGCATTGCCGGCGTTGATGGCGCAGACCGCCGATGGCGTGCCGCGCTATGTCCCGAATGCGCTGGTCGACCGCATTGTCGGGCTCACGGCCGTGGGTGCGATCTGCGCCAGCCTTGTCGATCGCAACCGTACCGGCTGCGGCCAGCGCGTCGATATCCCGATGTTCGAAACCATGGCCGGTTTCGTGATGGGCGACCACATGGGCGGCCTCACCTATGAGCCGCCGCTCGACAAAGGCGGCTATGCGCGACACCTGTCGCCGGACCGGCGGCCCTACAAGACTTCGGACGGCTACATCTGCGTGATCGTCTACAACGACAAGCAGTGGCAGAATTTCTTCGATGCCACCGGGCGCGACGATCTTCGCGTCCATCCGAAATTCGCGACCTTCGCCGGCCGCGCCGTCAACATCGACACGGTCTATGCCGAACTGGCGCGCATCCTCGAAACCAGGACCACCGCCGAGTGGACCGATATCCTTGAAAAGGCCGACGTGCCGGTCATGCCGATGCATGATCTCGAAAGCCTGCTGGGCGATCCCCACATCGTCGCGACCGGTTTCTTCCCCGTAGTCGATCATCCGACCGAGGGCCGTATCCGCAACATGCGGCCTTCGGCGCGATTTTCGGAAACGCCGGTTGAAACCATACGGCTGGCCCCGCGCCTGAGCGAGCACAGTGCGGAAATCCTCAGCGAAGCGGGGTTCTCGGCGGACGAAATTGCCGCTCTGGTGCGCGATGGCGTCACCAAGACCGTGCCAAACACGTAA
- a CDS encoding acyl-CoA dehydrogenase family protein produces MDFALSANQESIRDAVGKICSRFDDAYWLKKDKEGGYPADFHRALADAGWLGICIPEEYGGSGLGITDAAIMMRAISESGAGMSGASAVHMNVFGLNPVVVFGTKEQCTRMLPPIIDGRDKSCFAVTEPNTGLNTTQLKTRAVRKGDKYVVNGQKVWISTAQVANKILLLARTTPLEEVKTPTQGLSLFYTDFDKKRVTVHEIEKMGRKPVDSNELFFENFEIPVEDRLGEEGRGFEYILHGMNPERILIAAEAVGLGQIALSRAAAYAKNRIVFNRPIGMNQGIQHPLAKNWMELEAAWMMVLRAGWQYDQGMQCGPAANAAKYLAAEAGFHACEQAVMTHGGFGYAKEYHVERYLRESLIPRIAPISPQLILSFIAEKVLGLPKSY; encoded by the coding sequence ATGGATTTTGCGCTGTCGGCCAACCAGGAATCGATCCGCGACGCGGTCGGAAAAATCTGCTCACGCTTCGACGATGCCTATTGGCTGAAGAAGGACAAGGAGGGCGGCTACCCCGCCGATTTCCACCGCGCGCTGGCGGACGCCGGCTGGCTCGGCATCTGCATCCCTGAGGAATATGGCGGCTCGGGGCTCGGCATTACCGACGCCGCGATCATGATGCGGGCGATTTCGGAATCGGGCGCCGGCATGTCCGGTGCGTCCGCCGTGCATATGAACGTGTTCGGGCTCAATCCCGTCGTCGTATTCGGCACCAAGGAACAGTGCACCCGCATGTTGCCGCCGATCATCGACGGCCGCGACAAGTCATGTTTCGCGGTGACCGAACCCAATACCGGCCTCAATACCACGCAGTTGAAAACCCGCGCGGTGCGCAAGGGCGACAAATATGTCGTCAACGGCCAGAAGGTCTGGATTTCTACCGCGCAGGTCGCCAACAAAATTCTGCTGCTGGCGCGCACCACGCCGCTGGAAGAGGTGAAGACGCCGACGCAGGGCTTGAGCCTGTTCTACACCGACTTCGACAAGAAGCGCGTCACCGTGCATGAGATCGAAAAGATGGGCCGCAAGCCTGTCGACTCCAACGAATTGTTCTTCGAGAATTTCGAAATCCCGGTCGAGGACCGCCTCGGCGAAGAAGGCCGCGGCTTCGAATATATCCTGCACGGCATGAATCCGGAGCGCATCCTGATCGCGGCGGAAGCGGTTGGTCTCGGGCAGATCGCGCTGTCGCGCGCTGCGGCCTACGCCAAGAACCGCATCGTGTTCAACCGCCCCATCGGCATGAATCAAGGCATTCAGCATCCGCTGGCGAAGAACTGGATGGAACTGGAAGCCGCGTGGATGATGGTGCTGCGCGCAGGCTGGCAGTACGACCAGGGCATGCAGTGCGGCCCGGCCGCCAATGCTGCAAAGTACCTCGCTGCAGAAGCCGGTTTTCACGCCTGCGAGCAGGCGGTGATGACGCATGGCGGCTTCGGTTACGCCAAGGAATATCACGTCGAGCGCTATTTGCGGGAATCCCTGATCCCGCGCATCGCGCCGATCAGCCCGCAGCTCATTCTCAGCTTCATCGCCGAGAAAGTGCTCGGTCTGCCGAAGTCGTATTGA
- the eda gene encoding bifunctional 4-hydroxy-2-oxoglutarate aldolase/2-dehydro-3-deoxy-phosphogluconate aldolase: MTAATRQEQLAAIFKSATVIPVLTIERLEDAVPLARALVAGGVRVLEVTLRTPVAADAAKAMIAEVPDAIVGIGTILNADDLARARALGAKFGISPGATPELLKAAAASDLPFAPGIATASELMQALAAGFDLVKFFPAEQAGGIKALRALAGPFPNIRVCPTGGIGEANAATWLAEPNVVAVGGSWLCPAADIRSGNWAGITAMCKRTLESLKPA; this comes from the coding sequence ATGACCGCAGCCACCAGGCAGGAACAACTCGCCGCCATCTTCAAATCGGCCACGGTGATCCCCGTGCTCACCATCGAACGGCTGGAGGACGCAGTGCCGCTGGCGCGTGCGCTGGTTGCAGGCGGGGTGCGCGTGCTGGAGGTCACCCTGCGGACGCCGGTTGCCGCCGATGCCGCCAAGGCGATGATCGCGGAGGTGCCGGACGCCATTGTCGGCATCGGCACGATCCTGAACGCCGACGATCTGGCGCGGGCAAGGGCGCTCGGGGCCAAATTCGGCATCAGCCCCGGCGCGACGCCGGAGCTTTTGAAAGCCGCCGCCGCAAGCGACCTGCCGTTTGCGCCCGGGATCGCGACAGCTTCCGAGCTGATGCAGGCGCTGGCGGCCGGCTTCGATCTCGTCAAATTCTTTCCCGCCGAGCAGGCCGGCGGTATCAAGGCACTTCGGGCGCTGGCCGGGCCGTTTCCGAATATCAGGGTTTGCCCGACCGGCGGCATTGGGGAAGCCAATGCGGCGACCTGGCTGGCCGAGCCGAATGTAGTGGCGGTGGGCGGTTCCTGGCTCTGTCCGGCGGCCGACATCCGGTCCGGCAACTGGGCCGGCATAACCGCCATGTGCAAGCGCACCCTGGAATCGCTGAAACCGGCGTGA
- a CDS encoding carbohydrate ABC transporter permease: MADIAIAPRSAKSEIREATAWDQLKHNRNWLGFWFMVPALAFLIFFLAYPLGLGIWLSFTDTRIGRIGQYVGVENYEWLWDDSIFWLSVFNTLLYTFIASAIKFGIGLYLALLLNENMPFKAMLRALVLIPFIVPTVLSALAFWWIFDSQFSIISWSLKQMGLITQNINFLGDTTWARICVIFANIWRGVPFVAITLLAGLQTVQPSLYEAATLDGATRWQLFRHITYPLLTPIIAVVMTFSVLFTFTDFQLIWAMTRGGPVNATHLMATLSYQRAIIAGQLGEGAAISSAMIPFLLAAIMVSWFGLQRRKWQQGENND; encoded by the coding sequence ATGGCTGACATCGCAATCGCGCCAAGAAGCGCCAAGTCGGAAATCCGCGAGGCGACCGCATGGGATCAGCTCAAGCACAACCGCAACTGGCTTGGCTTCTGGTTCATGGTGCCGGCGCTGGCGTTCCTGATTTTCTTCCTGGCCTATCCGCTGGGTCTCGGTATCTGGCTTTCCTTCACGGACACTCGCATCGGCCGCATCGGCCAATATGTCGGAGTCGAAAATTACGAGTGGCTGTGGGACGATTCGATTTTCTGGCTCTCGGTCTTCAATACGCTCCTCTACACTTTCATCGCGAGCGCCATCAAATTCGGAATTGGCCTCTATCTCGCGCTTCTTCTGAATGAAAACATGCCGTTCAAGGCGATGCTGCGCGCGCTGGTGCTGATCCCCTTCATCGTGCCCACCGTGCTGTCGGCGCTGGCGTTCTGGTGGATCTTCGATTCGCAATTCTCGATCATCTCGTGGTCGCTGAAGCAGATGGGCCTGATCACCCAGAACATCAACTTCCTGGGCGATACGACCTGGGCGCGGATTTGCGTGATCTTCGCCAATATCTGGCGCGGCGTTCCGTTTGTGGCGATCACGCTGCTGGCGGGTCTGCAGACCGTGCAGCCGTCGCTTTATGAAGCCGCCACCCTCGACGGCGCAACGCGCTGGCAGCTTTTCCGGCACATCACGTATCCGCTGCTGACGCCGATCATCGCTGTCGTGATGACGTTCTCGGTGTTGTTCACCTTCACCGACTTCCAGTTGATCTGGGCGATGACGCGGGGCGGCCCGGTCAACGCCACGCATCTGATGGCGACCTTGTCGTACCAGCGCGCGATCATCGCGGGTCAGTTGGGCGAGGGCGCGGCGATCTCGAGCGCGATGATCCCGTTCCTGCTCGCCGCGATCATGGTGTCCTGGTTCGGGCTGCAACGCCGCAAGTGGCAGCAGGGTGAAAACAATGACTGA
- a CDS encoding acetyl-CoA acetyltransferase codes for MTASIVGWAHTPFGKFDAETVESLVVKVATEALADAGISAEDVDEIVLGHFNAGFSPQDFTASLVLQADPKLRFKPATRVENACATGSAAVHQGIRAIASGAAKIVLVVGVEQMTRTPSADIGRYLLKASYLPEDGDTVGGFAGVFGKIAQGYFQKYGDQSDALAMIAAKNHKNGVANPYAQMRKDYGFEFCRSESEKNPYVAGPLKRTDCSLVSDGAAALVLTDLETAKTMGKAVNFRATAHAQDFLPMSKRDILQFEGCTVAWQRALAQAGVQLSDLSFVETHDCFTVAELIEYEAMGLTPRGQGARAILEGWTQKDGKLPVNPSGGLKAKGHPIGATGVSMHVMSAMQLVGQAPEGMQLKNTKLAGIFNMGGAAVANYVSVLEAAK; via the coding sequence ATGACAGCCAGCATCGTCGGATGGGCGCACACGCCGTTCGGCAAGTTCGACGCGGAAACCGTCGAGAGCCTCGTGGTGAAGGTTGCGACCGAGGCGCTGGCGGATGCCGGCATTTCAGCCGAAGACGTCGACGAGATCGTGCTCGGGCATTTCAATGCCGGCTTCTCGCCGCAGGATTTCACGGCCTCGCTGGTGCTGCAGGCCGACCCCAAACTGCGCTTCAAGCCGGCTACCCGTGTCGAGAATGCTTGTGCAACCGGTTCGGCCGCGGTGCATCAGGGCATCCGGGCGATTGCCTCCGGTGCGGCTAAAATCGTGCTGGTGGTCGGCGTCGAGCAGATGACGCGGACCCCCTCGGCCGATATCGGGCGTTATCTTCTGAAGGCGTCCTATCTGCCCGAGGACGGCGACACCGTCGGCGGCTTTGCCGGCGTGTTCGGCAAAATCGCGCAGGGCTATTTCCAGAAATATGGCGACCAGTCGGACGCGCTGGCGATGATCGCGGCCAAGAACCACAAGAACGGCGTCGCCAACCCCTATGCGCAGATGCGCAAGGATTATGGCTTTGAGTTCTGCCGCTCGGAGAGCGAGAAGAACCCGTACGTCGCAGGCCCCCTGAAGCGCACCGACTGTTCGCTGGTGTCGGATGGCGCGGCGGCGCTGGTGCTGACGGATTTGGAAACCGCGAAGACCATGGGCAAGGCGGTGAATTTCCGCGCCACCGCGCACGCGCAGGATTTCCTGCCGATGTCCAAACGCGACATCCTGCAATTCGAAGGCTGCACGGTCGCCTGGCAGCGCGCGCTGGCGCAGGCCGGCGTGCAGCTCTCCGATCTTTCCTTTGTCGAAACCCATGACTGCTTCACGGTTGCCGAACTGATCGAATATGAAGCGATGGGCCTGACGCCGCGCGGGCAGGGCGCACGCGCGATTCTGGAAGGCTGGACCCAGAAGGACGGCAAGCTGCCGGTCAATCCATCCGGTGGTCTGAAGGCCAAGGGCCACCCGATCGGCGCCACCGGCGTCTCCATGCATGTGATGAGCGCGATGCAGCTCGTCGGCCAGGCGCCCGAGGGCATGCAGCTCAAGAACACCAAGCTTGCGGGCATCTTCAACATGGGTGGCGCGGCGGTGGCAAACTACGTCTCCGTGCTGGAAGCTGCGAAGTAA
- the denD gene encoding D-erythronate dehydrogenase, whose amino-acid sequence MHILILGAAGMVGRKLTDRLLREGRLGRHEITRMTLQDVVAPAKPANASIPISVVASDFADSGAAEPLIADRPEVIFHLAAIVSGEAEAEFDKGYRINLDGTRYLIDAIRHAGGGYKPRLVFTSSIAVFGAPFPEKIGDEFFHTPLTSYGTQKSICELLINDYTRKGLLDGISIRLPTICVRPGKPNKAASGFFSNIIREPLAGEEAVLPVSEDVRHWHASPKSAVGFLVHAGTMDLGAMGPRRNLSMPGMSVTVGEQIAALDRVAGKNVTARIKRVPDPTIIGIVSGWPRDFVTDRALKLGFTTAEKTFDDIIRIHIEDELGGKFAG is encoded by the coding sequence TTGCACATTCTGATTCTCGGCGCCGCCGGCATGGTGGGCCGCAAGCTGACCGACCGGCTGCTGCGCGAAGGCCGCCTTGGCAGGCACGAGATCACCCGCATGACCTTGCAGGACGTGGTCGCGCCCGCGAAGCCTGCGAATGCCTCGATCCCGATAAGCGTTGTGGCTTCCGATTTTGCCGATTCCGGCGCGGCGGAACCGCTGATCGCCGATCGGCCGGAGGTGATCTTTCATCTCGCCGCGATTGTCTCCGGCGAGGCCGAGGCCGAATTCGACAAGGGCTACCGGATCAATCTCGACGGCACGCGCTACCTGATCGACGCCATCCGCCACGCCGGCGGCGGCTACAAGCCGCGCCTGGTGTTCACGTCCTCGATCGCGGTGTTCGGCGCGCCGTTCCCGGAAAAGATCGGCGACGAATTCTTCCATACGCCGTTGACCAGCTACGGCACGCAGAAGTCGATCTGCGAGCTCCTGATCAACGACTACACCCGCAAGGGCTTGCTCGACGGCATCTCGATCCGCCTGCCGACGATCTGCGTGCGGCCGGGCAAACCGAACAAGGCGGCCTCCGGCTTCTTCTCCAATATCATCCGCGAGCCGCTGGCGGGCGAGGAGGCGGTGCTGCCGGTCTCCGAGGACGTGCGGCACTGGCACGCCTCGCCGAAATCGGCGGTCGGTTTTCTGGTCCATGCCGGCACCATGGACCTCGGTGCGATGGGGCCGCGGCGCAATCTCAGCATGCCCGGCATGTCGGTGACCGTCGGCGAACAGATCGCAGCGCTGGATCGCGTCGCCGGCAAGAACGTTACCGCGCGCATCAAGCGTGTGCCCGATCCGACCATTATCGGCATCGTCTCCGGCTGGCCGCGCGACTTCGTCACCGACCGCGCGCTCAAGCTCGGATTCACCACCGCCGAGAAGACGTTTGACGACATCATCCGGATCCACATCGAGGATGAGCTGGGCGGCAAGTTCGCAGGCTAA
- a CDS encoding sugar kinase yields the protein MSKVACIGECMVELKQAQGTEPGLFSRGYGGDTLNTAVYLARLGVGADYITALGDDALSDEMVVGWAAEGVGTSRVARLPGKLPGLYMIQTDDRGERRFFHWRDSAAARSLMDLPQTPEILNSLAGYDVIYLSAITLSLYGGEGRARLFAALKRARETGARFAFDTNFRARGWPDLDIARAVFQEAFAAADIVLASTEDLLPLYPGVTNEALLARIPGAEVVLKLSEPASIVRLEGVPYPIKAKPVEAPVVDTTAAGDSFAAAYVAARLVGADPIEAARAGHRLAGVVVCHPGAIIPRAAMPSGLIPATSRKASP from the coding sequence ATGAGCAAGGTAGCCTGCATCGGCGAATGCATGGTCGAGCTGAAGCAGGCCCAAGGGACCGAGCCCGGCCTGTTTTCGCGCGGCTATGGTGGCGACACGCTCAATACCGCCGTCTATCTCGCCCGGCTCGGCGTCGGCGCCGATTACATCACCGCGCTCGGCGACGATGCCTTGAGCGATGAGATGGTGGTGGGCTGGGCGGCGGAGGGGGTCGGGACCAGCCGGGTGGCGCGGTTGCCGGGCAAGCTGCCGGGCCTCTACATGATCCAGACCGATGACAGGGGCGAGCGCCGCTTCTTTCACTGGCGCGACAGCGCCGCCGCCCGCAGCCTGATGGATTTGCCGCAGACGCCGGAGATCCTGAATTCGCTTGCCGGCTATGACGTCATCTATCTCTCGGCGATCACGCTCTCGCTGTATGGCGGGGAGGGACGGGCGCGGCTGTTCGCGGCGCTGAAACGCGCCCGCGAAACTGGGGCGCGCTTTGCTTTCGATACCAATTTCCGGGCGCGCGGCTGGCCCGATCTCGACATCGCGCGCGCCGTTTTCCAGGAGGCCTTTGCCGCAGCCGATATCGTGCTGGCTTCCACCGAGGACCTGCTGCCGCTCTATCCGGGCGTAACCAACGAAGCATTGCTGGCGCGGATCCCTGGGGCCGAGGTGGTGTTGAAGCTTTCGGAGCCGGCGAGCATCGTGCGCCTGGAAGGCGTTCCTTATCCAATCAAGGCCAAGCCGGTGGAGGCGCCCGTCGTTGATACGACGGCGGCCGGCGACAGTTTTGCGGCCGCCTACGTGGCCGCGCGCCTCGTCGGCGCGGACCCGATTGAGGCCGCCCGGGCAGGGCATCGCCTGGCTGGCGTTGTGGTATGCCATCCCGGGGCGATCATCCCGCGCGCGGCGATGCCGTCCGGACTCATTCCCGCTACCTCTCGCAAGGCATCTCCATGA
- a CDS encoding thiolase family protein, whose amino-acid sequence MSFITGVGLTSYGKHEGSSSLDLMSKAAELAIADAGLKRSEIDGVLCGYSTVSPHIMLATVFAEHFGIQPSYAHAVQVGGATGLAMTMLAHHLVDAGVAKHMLAVGGENRLTGQSRDASIQALAQVGHPDYEVTLGPTIPAYYGLVASRYMHEYGVTQEDLAEFAVLMRAHALTHPGAQFHEPITVADVMASKPVAMPLKLLDCCPVSDGGAAFVVSRERTGATGVRVRGCAQAHTHQHVTAAPALSELGAEIAVAKAKAASGVAISDVRYAAVYDSFTITLAMLLEDLGLAGRGEAAARVRAGHFGREGVMPLNTHGGLLSYGHCGVGGAMAHLVETHLQMTERAGPRQVRDASIALLHGDGGVLSSHVSMFLERVR is encoded by the coding sequence ATGAGCTTCATCACCGGCGTCGGGCTGACATCTTACGGCAAGCACGAAGGCTCTTCCTCGCTCGATCTCATGAGCAAGGCGGCTGAGCTTGCGATTGCCGATGCCGGGCTGAAGCGATCCGAGATCGACGGCGTTCTCTGCGGCTATTCGACGGTTTCGCCGCACATCATGCTGGCGACCGTTTTCGCCGAGCATTTTGGTATCCAGCCATCCTATGCTCATGCGGTGCAGGTCGGCGGGGCCACCGGGCTCGCCATGACCATGCTGGCGCATCATCTGGTCGACGCCGGCGTCGCAAAGCATATGCTGGCGGTCGGCGGCGAAAATCGTCTGACCGGGCAGAGCCGCGACGCCTCGATCCAGGCGCTGGCGCAGGTCGGTCACCCCGACTACGAGGTGACTTTGGGGCCGACGATCCCCGCCTATTACGGCCTCGTCGCGTCGCGCTACATGCACGAATATGGCGTCACGCAGGAAGACCTCGCCGAATTCGCGGTGCTGATGCGCGCCCACGCCCTGACGCATCCCGGTGCCCAGTTCCACGAGCCGATCACCGTCGCTGACGTGATGGCTTCAAAGCCGGTGGCGATGCCGCTGAAGCTTTTGGATTGCTGCCCGGTGTCCGACGGCGGTGCGGCGTTCGTGGTCAGCCGTGAGCGAACAGGTGCGACCGGCGTTCGCGTGCGCGGCTGCGCGCAGGCGCATACCCATCAGCACGTCACGGCCGCGCCCGCCTTGAGCGAGCTCGGCGCGGAGATTGCGGTCGCCAAGGCGAAGGCCGCGTCCGGCGTAGCGATATCGGACGTGCGCTACGCCGCGGTCTACGACAGCTTCACCATTACGCTGGCGATGCTTTTGGAAGACCTCGGTCTTGCCGGGCGCGGCGAGGCGGCCGCGCGGGTGCGGGCAGGGCATTTTGGCCGCGAAGGGGTTATGCCCCTCAACACCCATGGCGGGCTTTTGAGCTACGGCCACTGCGGCGTCGGCGGCGCGATGGCGCATCTGGTCGAGACGCATTTGCAGATGACGGAGCGCGCCGGACCTCGGCAGGTCCGCGATGCCTCGATCGCGCTCTTGCACGGTGATGGCGGCGTGCTGTCGTCGCATGTGAGCATGTTCCTGGAGCGGGTGCGATGA